In Variovorax paradoxus, a single genomic region encodes these proteins:
- a CDS encoding GspH/FimT family pseudopilin produces the protein MKNLTLSSREQEGFTLIEMMVVVVLVAILAALAMPSFTAMIANQRVTSAAQELQTLLQYARAEGVYKRTQSTVTATDQTWQAKAGTQVLREATLSDSVTVEAGSSGGVIFEATGQARPASGGGTLYSVSISGTNASRVQCLTVTGAGLVRLKSAATKQDCS, from the coding sequence ATGAAAAACTTGACTTTGTCATCGCGGGAGCAGGAGGGCTTCACTCTGATCGAGATGATGGTTGTCGTCGTCTTGGTGGCCATTTTGGCCGCACTGGCGATGCCGTCGTTCACGGCAATGATCGCCAATCAACGGGTGACTTCCGCGGCGCAGGAGTTGCAGACCCTGCTCCAGTACGCCCGCGCGGAAGGTGTCTACAAGCGCACGCAAAGCACCGTGACCGCCACGGACCAGACGTGGCAGGCCAAGGCCGGTACGCAGGTGCTGCGCGAGGCCACGCTGTCCGATTCGGTCACTGTCGAGGCCGGATCTTCTGGCGGAGTGATCTTCGAGGCAACGGGCCAGGCTCGGCCCGCTTCCGGTGGCGGCACCTTGTACTCGGTGTCAATTTCCGGAACCAACGCATCTCGCGTGCAGTGCCTCACTGTGACCGGCGCGGGCTTGGTGCGGCTGAAAAGCGCGGCAACCAAGCAAGACTGCTCATGA
- the pilV gene encoding type IV pilus modification protein PilV, whose translation MSFGISVTVSSMNIPRSTSSSRQAGMSLIEVLMAVLLVSIGLLGAAGMHVRAIQYTSDTERRQMASMVASELMETMRGDTLTLLQGNGVPKTDLGGYAKAKGTALATVTDDDCKPLAATPAKRLGCWGARAKQLMPDLVDDVLTKDFTVGLDATSGVISITVAWPVNKGQCLDGSDNDYCSYTLRSRL comes from the coding sequence ATGAGTTTCGGCATTTCCGTCACGGTTTCTTCCATGAATATCCCTCGCTCCACATCATCGTCCCGGCAAGCGGGCATGAGCCTCATCGAGGTACTCATGGCGGTCCTGCTCGTGAGCATCGGCCTGCTGGGCGCCGCGGGCATGCATGTGCGCGCCATCCAGTACACCTCCGACACCGAGCGCCGCCAGATGGCCTCGATGGTGGCCTCCGAGCTGATGGAGACGATGCGCGGCGACACGCTCACCTTGCTGCAGGGCAATGGCGTGCCCAAGACCGATCTCGGCGGCTACGCGAAGGCGAAGGGAACCGCGTTGGCGACCGTCACGGACGACGACTGCAAGCCGCTGGCCGCGACACCCGCCAAGCGGCTGGGTTGCTGGGGCGCGCGCGCCAAACAGCTCATGCCCGACCTGGTCGATGACGTTCTCACCAAAGACTTTACCGTCGGCCTGGATGCGACGAGCGGGGTGATCTCGATCACCGTGGCCTGGCCGGTCAACAAGGGCCAGTGCCTGGATGGATCCGACAATGACTATTGCTCCTACACATTGCGCTCGAGGCTCTGA
- a CDS encoding PilW family protein, translating to MAVERGISLVELMVAMAVGLVVVLIAGTIYVEGLRNFGFRAGQSENLGNSRYALGTLDNEFTKAGYRRDPTQAMDEAFPADGAAHPNGCQFAVGQAIYAVDANTLCIRYQARDDNEKDCAGSAAGIAGLKAYEAPSAPALGAGMFVEKYLLLDGKLVCRAGKPSVDTQVADGVRGVFFEFGVGKGSDSFAERRVEEFKTSTPAADDAIRSLRYAILLASSAEKITAGMESSVCGRWESVGGAKASCDTSKGQLYQLASGSLTLRNLMP from the coding sequence GTGGCTGTCGAGCGAGGCATTTCGCTGGTGGAGCTCATGGTGGCGATGGCCGTGGGCCTCGTCGTCGTGCTGATTGCCGGCACGATCTATGTGGAGGGCCTGCGTAACTTCGGCTTCCGCGCCGGCCAGAGCGAGAACCTCGGCAACAGCCGCTACGCGCTCGGCACCCTGGACAACGAATTCACGAAGGCCGGCTACCGGCGCGATCCGACGCAGGCCATGGACGAGGCCTTTCCCGCCGACGGTGCGGCGCATCCCAACGGTTGCCAATTCGCCGTGGGGCAGGCGATCTATGCGGTGGACGCCAACACCTTGTGCATTCGCTACCAGGCACGCGACGACAACGAGAAAGACTGCGCCGGTTCCGCGGCCGGCATCGCCGGCCTGAAGGCTTACGAGGCGCCGTCGGCCCCGGCCCTGGGCGCAGGCATGTTCGTCGAAAAGTACCTTCTTCTGGACGGCAAGCTGGTGTGCCGCGCCGGCAAGCCGTCCGTCGACACGCAGGTGGCCGACGGGGTGCGCGGCGTGTTCTTCGAGTTCGGCGTCGGCAAGGGCAGCGACTCGTTCGCCGAACGGCGCGTGGAAGAGTTCAAGACGAGCACGCCCGCGGCCGATGACGCCATCAGGTCCTTGCGCTACGCCATCCTTTTGGCGAGTTCCGCGGAAAAGATCACCGCAGGCATGGAGTCCTCCGTCTGTGGCCGCTGGGAGAGCGTGGGCGGCGCCAAGGCCAGCTGCGACACCAGCAAGGGTCAGCTCTATCAGCTGGCGAGCGGCTCCCTCACGCTGAGAAACCTGATGCCATGA
- a CDS encoding pilus assembly PilX family protein has translation MSARHIPISSPQLRQRGAALFVAMVMMLLVLVLAVVGMRTVTLESRIAGNMLESQKQQETADGALREGERVIQAYGISLSKCADGSTSPVDTAKKPCYVADARVDGSLNTSFGVKASAAGFENPYGYWYPRYISTVCPKGSSATSALEAASTGCTEFYELNAQATAKDTVQACGPDAFCLRSTVNLFIK, from the coding sequence ATGAGCGCACGTCACATTCCGATTTCGTCCCCGCAGTTGCGCCAGCGCGGCGCAGCGCTGTTCGTTGCCATGGTCATGATGCTGCTGGTGCTGGTATTGGCCGTGGTCGGCATGCGCACCGTCACGCTCGAATCGCGCATCGCCGGCAACATGCTCGAGAGCCAGAAGCAGCAGGAAACGGCGGACGGCGCGTTGCGCGAAGGCGAGCGCGTCATCCAGGCGTACGGCATATCACTCTCGAAGTGCGCTGACGGCTCGACCAGCCCGGTCGACACCGCCAAGAAGCCCTGCTATGTCGCCGACGCACGTGTGGACGGCTCCCTGAATACCTCGTTCGGCGTCAAGGCCTCGGCTGCCGGCTTCGAGAACCCATACGGCTACTGGTATCCGCGCTACATCTCCACCGTCTGTCCCAAGGGTTCGAGCGCCACATCGGCGCTCGAAGCAGCAAGCACCGGTTGCACCGAGTTCTACGAGCTCAACGCCCAGGCAACGGCCAAAGACACCGTGCAAGCCTGCGGTCCGGATGCGTTCTGCCTTCGCTCCACGGTCAATCTGTTCATCAAATAG